One window of the Shewanella litorisediminis genome contains the following:
- a CDS encoding murein hydrolase activator EnvC family protein, with translation MSQHLLWKAGVIAGFLLLSLPLQADDLARRQAELKSLQSQIAKQQSALKDTSKQREKLQGLLKQDEQAIAKVAKAMAITQASLKQVDSKLDGLKSRSKTLNAQKATQQESLSKQLASAYLAGNHDYTKMLLSQQNPATIERMLAYYQYLNNARIKAINELKQTMDELRQNHAQQLDEQEKLNQLAIEQQAQVKALETEQAQRQATLKELQKTLSSRGAELEQLQIEEASLKRVLEQAVKAVKASPKLIGLGNQRGKLNWPTKGRLTEAFGNTRSGQIKWKGVLLSAPEGQSITAISDGKVIYADWLKGFGMVLVLDHGQGYMSLYGHAQALLKSPGDTVSSGETIALVGRSGGQTQPGLYFEIRHKGQAVDPANYCRR, from the coding sequence TTGTCACAGCACTTACTGTGGAAAGCCGGCGTTATCGCTGGCTTTCTTTTGCTATCACTGCCGCTCCAGGCCGATGATCTGGCGCGGCGTCAGGCTGAGCTTAAATCGCTCCAAAGTCAGATAGCCAAACAGCAAAGTGCACTGAAAGACACCAGTAAACAGCGTGAAAAATTGCAGGGTCTGCTGAAGCAAGACGAGCAAGCTATTGCCAAGGTCGCCAAGGCCATGGCAATTACCCAGGCAAGCCTCAAACAAGTCGACAGTAAACTCGATGGCCTCAAGAGTCGCAGCAAAACCCTCAACGCCCAGAAAGCCACTCAGCAGGAATCCCTTTCCAAACAACTGGCAAGCGCCTACCTGGCCGGTAACCACGACTACACCAAGATGCTGCTCAGCCAACAAAATCCCGCCACCATAGAGCGCATGCTGGCCTATTACCAATATCTCAACAATGCCCGCATCAAGGCCATCAATGAGCTGAAACAGACCATGGATGAGCTGAGACAAAACCATGCGCAGCAGCTGGATGAACAAGAAAAGCTCAACCAGCTTGCAATTGAACAGCAGGCGCAGGTGAAGGCGCTGGAAACCGAACAGGCACAGCGCCAGGCAACGCTGAAGGAGCTGCAGAAAACCCTAAGCTCGCGCGGCGCTGAACTGGAGCAACTGCAAATAGAAGAAGCCAGCCTCAAACGTGTACTGGAGCAGGCCGTAAAAGCAGTTAAGGCCAGCCCCAAACTGATTGGCCTGGGGAATCAGCGTGGCAAGCTGAACTGGCCCACCAAAGGACGCTTGACTGAGGCCTTTGGCAATACCCGTTCAGGACAAATTAAGTGGAAAGGTGTGCTCCTTTCTGCGCCGGAAGGTCAGAGCATTACCGCTATCTCTGATGGCAAAGTCATTTACGCCGACTGGCTAAAAGGCTTTGGTATGGTGTTGGTGCTGGATCACGGCCAGGGCTACATGAGCCTTTATGGCCATGCCCAAGCACTGCTTAAAAGCCCTGGAGACACAGTCAGCAGTGGCGAAACCATTGCACTGGTTGGACGTTCCGGTGGCCAAACTCAGCCTGGCCTATACTTTGAAATAAGGCACAAGGGGCAGGCTGTCGACCCGGCAAACTACTGCAGGCGTTGA
- the gpmM gene encoding 2,3-bisphosphoglycerate-independent phosphoglycerate mutase, translating to MTTKRPLALLILDGWGYREDQESNAIFHARTPVLDSLKANYPNGLISGSGHDVGLPDGQMGNSEVGHINLGSGRIVYQELTRISKAIEDGEFDHNPALCKAVDAAIAANGAVHIMGLLSTGGVHSHEEHIEAMIRMAAKRGANKVYLHAFLDGRDTPPRSAKGSLAHFTELFASLNVGRIASIVGRYFAMDRDNRWDRVVQAYDLITQGKGKHTASNAVEALEAAYSREENDEFVAPTAVVDADGNSVSLNDNDALIFMNFRADRARQISRSFTDPAFAGFERTVTPKTHFVMLTEYAGDIQGDIAFPSEDLVNTLGEVLQNSGKTQLRISETEKYAHVTFFFNGGKEQPFEGEDRILINSPKVATYDLQPEMSSTELTDKLVEAIESAKYDVIICNYPNGDMVGHTGNFDAAVKACEAVDTCIGRVVDALAKVGGECLITADHGNAEQMRDPSTGQAHTAHTSELVPFIYVGRDASIAEGGRLSDIAPTMLNLMGQDIPAEMTGRVLITTKE from the coding sequence ATGACAACCAAACGTCCTCTGGCATTACTGATCCTCGATGGCTGGGGCTATCGTGAAGATCAGGAGAGCAATGCCATTTTTCACGCCAGAACACCTGTACTGGATAGTCTGAAAGCCAATTACCCCAACGGCCTTATCTCTGGCTCAGGCCACGATGTGGGCCTGCCCGATGGCCAGATGGGTAACTCCGAAGTGGGCCACATCAACCTGGGCTCCGGTCGAATTGTGTATCAGGAACTGACCCGCATCAGCAAGGCCATCGAAGACGGTGAATTTGACCATAACCCTGCCCTGTGCAAGGCCGTGGATGCCGCTATTGCCGCCAATGGCGCGGTGCATATCATGGGCCTGCTGTCAACCGGTGGCGTGCACAGCCACGAAGAACATATTGAAGCCATGATCCGCATGGCAGCAAAACGCGGTGCCAACAAGGTTTACCTCCATGCCTTCCTCGATGGCCGCGACACCCCGCCACGCAGTGCCAAAGGCAGCCTGGCGCACTTCACCGAGCTGTTTGCCTCGCTGAACGTGGGCCGCATTGCCTCTATCGTGGGCCGCTACTTTGCCATGGACAGGGATAATCGCTGGGATCGCGTTGTGCAGGCCTATGACCTCATCACTCAAGGCAAGGGCAAGCACACTGCCAGCAACGCTGTCGAAGCGTTGGAAGCCGCCTACAGCCGAGAAGAGAACGATGAGTTTGTTGCCCCCACTGCGGTTGTGGATGCAGATGGCAACAGCGTGAGCCTGAACGATAATGATGCGCTGATTTTTATGAACTTCCGCGCCGACCGCGCACGTCAAATCAGCCGCAGCTTTACCGATCCTGCCTTTGCCGGATTTGAGCGTACCGTTACGCCAAAAACCCACTTTGTGATGCTGACCGAATACGCCGGTGACATTCAGGGCGACATCGCCTTCCCATCGGAAGACCTGGTTAACACCCTGGGCGAAGTGCTGCAAAACAGCGGCAAGACACAACTGCGCATCTCCGAAACCGAGAAGTACGCCCACGTCACCTTCTTCTTCAATGGCGGTAAAGAACAGCCATTTGAGGGTGAAGACCGTATCCTCATCAATTCACCCAAGGTAGCAACCTACGACCTGCAACCCGAAATGAGCTCAACAGAGCTGACGGATAAATTGGTGGAAGCGATTGAATCTGCTAAGTATGATGTCATCATCTGTAACTACCCCAATGGGGACATGGTCGGGCACACCGGCAACTTCGATGCCGCCGTCAAAGCCTGTGAAGCCGTTGATACCTGCATCGGCCGCGTGGTAGATGCTCTGGCCAAAGTGGGGGGTGAATGTCTTATCACTGCCGACCACGGCAACGCCGAGCAGATGCGAGACCCTTCGACGGGTCAGGCACACACCGCCCACACCAGCGAGCTGGTACCCTTCATTTATGTGGGCCGGGATGCCAGCATCGCTGAAGGTGGTCGACTGAGCGACATAGCACCCACCATGCTGAACCTAATGGGACAGGACATCCCGGCAGAAATGACCGGACGAGTGCTCATCACCACTAAAGAGTAA
- a CDS encoding rhodanese-like domain-containing protein: protein MQEYIEFFRANPMLSLAWLGLFLAVVITTVKSMTSKVKHISTQELVQLVNKQNAKVVDVRGKEEFRKGHIVDALNITMSEIKNNQISALESAKKSPIILVCNAGMTSAQAAQLLVAQGFEQVYSLKGGMGDWQAANLPVKKR, encoded by the coding sequence ATGCAAGAATACATCGAGTTTTTCAGGGCGAACCCCATGCTCAGCCTGGCTTGGCTGGGTCTGTTTTTGGCAGTGGTGATTACTACTGTTAAGTCTATGACTTCCAAAGTTAAGCACATCAGCACCCAAGAGCTGGTGCAGCTGGTTAACAAACAAAACGCCAAGGTAGTGGATGTTCGCGGCAAAGAAGAATTCCGCAAAGGCCACATCGTTGATGCGCTGAACATCACCATGTCAGAAATCAAAAATAATCAGATTTCTGCCCTTGAAAGCGCCAAGAAGAGCCCCATTATATTGGTATGCAACGCTGGCATGACTTCTGCCCAGGCGGCGCAATTACTGGTTGCCCAAGGTTTTGAGCAGGTATACAGCCTCAAAGGCGGTATGGGTGATTGGCAAGCGGCCAATCTGCCGGTGAAGAAGCGCTGA
- the secB gene encoding protein-export chaperone SecB, which yields MAEVANNEQQAPQFNIQRIYTKDVSFETPNSPAVFQKEWNPEVKLDLDTRSTKLADDIFEVVLSLTVTAKNGDETAFLCEVQQAGIFHIGGLTEPQLAHSLGAYCPNILFPYARESVASMVSRGTFPQLNLAPVNFDALFAQYVQQRAAAAQQTEEANA from the coding sequence ATGGCTGAAGTAGCAAATAACGAACAACAAGCCCCACAGTTCAACATTCAACGTATTTACACCAAGGATGTGTCTTTTGAGACACCAAACAGCCCAGCCGTATTCCAGAAAGAGTGGAATCCAGAAGTGAAACTGGATCTGGACACCCGCAGCACCAAGCTGGCCGATGACATTTTTGAAGTGGTTCTGTCTCTGACCGTCACTGCCAAAAACGGCGACGAAACCGCATTCCTGTGCGAAGTACAGCAAGCCGGTATTTTCCACATTGGTGGTTTAACCGAGCCACAACTGGCACATTCTCTGGGTGCATACTGCCCCAACATCCTGTTCCCGTATGCCCGTGAATCTGTGGCCAGCATGGTTTCCCGCGGCACCTTCCCTCAGCTGAACCTGGCGCCGGTAAACTTTGATGCTCTGTTTGCCCAGTACGTGCAACAGCGCGCCGCTGCCGCTCAGCAGACTGAAGAAGCCAACGCGTAA
- the gpsA gene encoding NAD(P)H-dependent glycerol-3-phosphate dehydrogenase translates to MKDTADITVLGAGSYGTALAISLASNGHKTLLWGHDPEHIATLSRERCNAAFLPGISFPDCLVMEADLGKALAASRNVLVVVPSHVFGDVLRQAKSLLRADARIVWATKGLEPETGRLLQDVARDALGDAFPLAVLSGPTFAKELAAGLPTAISVAGTDAGFTEDLVELLHSPKRLRVYANDDFIGLQLGGAVKNVIAIGAGMSDGIGFGANARTALITRGLVELSRLGEALGAQQATFMGMAGLGDLVLTCTDNQSRNRRFGLALGKGCDVNTAQTEIGQVVEGYRNTKEVFTLAKRLGVEMPITEQIYAVLYQGKSPLDAAKELLAREKKSETAAAD, encoded by the coding sequence ATGAAAGACACTGCCGATATCACGGTACTGGGGGCGGGCTCTTATGGCACCGCCCTTGCCATTTCTTTGGCCAGTAACGGACACAAGACCTTGCTGTGGGGTCATGACCCCGAGCACATCGCCACCCTGAGCCGTGAGCGCTGCAATGCCGCTTTTCTGCCCGGCATAAGCTTCCCCGATTGTCTGGTGATGGAAGCCGATTTAGGTAAAGCACTGGCTGCATCGCGCAACGTGCTGGTGGTGGTACCCAGCCATGTATTTGGTGATGTACTGCGCCAGGCCAAATCATTACTGCGTGCCGATGCCCGCATCGTGTGGGCGACTAAAGGCCTGGAGCCCGAAACCGGACGTTTGCTGCAGGATGTCGCCCGCGATGCGCTGGGCGATGCCTTCCCGTTGGCGGTGCTTTCAGGGCCTACCTTTGCCAAAGAGCTGGCCGCTGGCTTACCAACGGCAATCTCGGTCGCGGGCACAGATGCTGGCTTTACTGAGGATTTGGTGGAGCTGCTCCACAGCCCCAAACGCCTGCGGGTATATGCCAACGACGATTTTATCGGGTTGCAACTGGGCGGCGCGGTGAAAAACGTGATAGCCATCGGCGCCGGTATGAGTGACGGCATTGGCTTTGGTGCCAACGCCCGCACTGCGCTAATCACCCGTGGTTTGGTTGAACTCAGTCGCCTCGGTGAGGCCCTGGGTGCACAGCAGGCAACCTTTATGGGGATGGCTGGTCTTGGGGACTTGGTGCTGACCTGTACCGATAACCAGTCCCGCAATCGTCGCTTCGGTTTGGCTCTGGGCAAAGGTTGTGATGTGAATACTGCCCAGACCGAAATCGGTCAGGTGGTTGAGGGCTATCGCAACACCAAGGAAGTCTTCACTCTGGCGAAACGCCTTGGAGTAGAAATGCCCATCACAGAGCAAATCTACGCGGTACTCTACCAGGGTAAATCCCCGCTGGATGCCGCCAAAGAATTGTTGGCTCGAGAGAAAAAATCCGAGACCGCTGCGGCCGATTAA
- a CDS encoding NAD(P)/FAD-dependent oxidoreductase — protein sequence MSECKHHQVIIIGAGAAGLMCALTAGYRGRDVLLLDNAKQLGRKILISGGGRCNFTNLQTQPSAYLCANPHFVKSALARFTQWDFIAMVERHGIAYHEKTLGQLFCDESAKDIVEMLTTECDWAGVKIQLRTEVLNVSKIESGFLLQTSEGNYSCESLVIATGGLSMPKLGATPFGFKLAQQFGLRVLPTTAGLVPFTLQPDDKSHFECLAGVSLLVTVTSESGQSFSEALLFTHRGISGPAILQISSYWKPGEAVSIDLLPGLNFVDWYKTISVESPKLSIKNALSRLLPKRFVERLQEIGAIPDKALNQFSRAEVDAMADYFAHWSISPGGTEGYRTAEVTLGGVCTDGLSSKTMEAKACKGLYFIGEVVDVTGWLGGYNFQWAWSSGHAAGEAV from the coding sequence ATGTCAGAGTGTAAGCATCATCAGGTCATCATTATCGGCGCGGGGGCGGCGGGGCTTATGTGTGCCCTGACGGCAGGTTACCGTGGCCGGGATGTGCTGCTGCTGGACAACGCCAAACAGCTGGGACGTAAAATTCTTATCAGTGGTGGTGGGCGCTGTAACTTCACCAACCTGCAAACCCAGCCATCGGCATACCTCTGCGCTAATCCACACTTTGTAAAATCGGCGCTGGCGCGTTTCACCCAATGGGACTTTATCGCCATGGTGGAGCGGCACGGTATTGCCTACCACGAAAAGACACTCGGTCAGCTGTTTTGTGATGAGTCGGCCAAAGACATAGTGGAGATGCTGACCACCGAATGTGATTGGGCCGGTGTGAAGATTCAGCTTCGCACTGAGGTGCTTAACGTAAGCAAAATCGAATCCGGCTTTCTGCTGCAAACCAGCGAAGGTAACTACAGCTGCGAGTCTCTGGTAATTGCCACCGGCGGCTTGTCTATGCCAAAGCTTGGCGCAACGCCCTTTGGATTCAAACTGGCACAGCAATTTGGTTTGCGGGTGCTGCCCACGACCGCCGGCTTGGTACCCTTTACCTTACAGCCAGATGACAAGAGCCATTTCGAGTGCCTGGCCGGGGTGAGTTTGCTGGTTACTGTCACTTCCGAGTCCGGTCAGTCGTTTTCTGAGGCGCTGCTCTTTACCCACAGAGGGATTTCCGGGCCTGCCATATTGCAGATTTCGTCATATTGGAAGCCGGGCGAAGCCGTGAGTATTGATCTCTTGCCGGGATTGAATTTTGTCGATTGGTACAAAACAATTAGTGTTGAATCGCCAAAATTGTCAATCAAGAACGCACTATCACGCCTGCTTCCCAAGCGATTTGTGGAGCGATTGCAGGAGATAGGTGCAATTCCGGATAAGGCGCTTAACCAGTTTTCCAGGGCAGAAGTGGATGCCATGGCAGACTACTTCGCCCATTGGTCCATTTCGCCCGGTGGTACTGAGGGTTATCGTACGGCCGAAGTGACTTTGGGTGGCGTCTGTACCGATGGGTTGTCTTCCAAAACAATGGAGGCCAAGGCCTGCAAAGGGCTTTATTTCATTGGTGAAGTGGTAGATGTTACGGGCTGGCTGGGTGGCTACAATTTCCAGTGGGCCTGGAGCTCGGGCCATGCCGCCGGCGAAGCCGTATAA
- a CDS encoding diguanylate cyclase: MMEPYTVLVVDDVITNLMIIGQSLKGLYQVREASSGAQCLKLARSEPQPDLILLDVVMPDLDGYEVCKALKSDPATAEIPIIFVTGKDSDEDEQHGLELGAVDYITKPIRPAIVRARVYAHIQLKQQRDRLQSMAMHDQLTGLYNRHFLIECASQRLARVVRHRNPMTLVLLDIDHFKRVNDNYGHLMGDKVLIEVARLLSTNTRREDVVARLGGEEFVILMDCNLDTAAAKVEHLRGMLEALLPEGIRVTGSFGLVEASPYNADFSHLLVLADDGVYRAKTQGRNCVVCYRAEASALRGKMQMD; the protein is encoded by the coding sequence ATGATGGAACCATACACAGTACTCGTCGTGGACGATGTTATAACAAACCTGATGATAATTGGGCAGAGCCTCAAGGGACTTTACCAAGTCCGTGAGGCCAGCAGTGGTGCTCAATGTCTGAAACTTGCCCGCAGCGAGCCCCAGCCCGACTTGATTTTGTTGGACGTGGTGATGCCTGACCTGGACGGTTATGAGGTTTGCAAGGCGCTGAAGAGTGACCCTGCAACCGCTGAGATCCCCATCATTTTCGTGACTGGCAAAGACTCGGATGAAGACGAACAGCATGGACTCGAACTGGGTGCCGTGGATTACATCACCAAGCCAATCAGGCCGGCCATAGTGCGTGCCCGGGTATACGCCCACATACAGCTCAAGCAGCAGCGAGACAGGCTGCAGTCGATGGCTATGCACGACCAACTCACCGGACTGTACAACCGTCACTTCCTGATTGAATGCGCATCACAACGTTTGGCCAGGGTGGTGCGTCATCGTAATCCCATGACGCTGGTGCTGCTGGATATAGATCATTTCAAACGGGTAAATGATAACTATGGCCACCTCATGGGCGACAAGGTACTGATTGAAGTTGCCCGATTGCTCAGCACCAACACCCGCCGGGAAGATGTAGTCGCCCGCTTGGGTGGAGAAGAGTTTGTGATATTGATGGATTGCAACCTGGATACGGCCGCCGCCAAGGTTGAGCATCTGAGAGGTATGTTGGAGGCGCTGTTGCCTGAGGGCATTCGGGTAACCGGCAGTTTTGGTTTGGTGGAAGCCAGCCCCTATAACGCTGACTTCTCGCATTTGTTGGTATTGGCCGATGACGGGGTGTACCGCGCCAAAACTCAGGGGCGGAACTGTGTTGTGTGTTACCGGGCTGAGGCGTCTGCCCTGCGGGGCAAGATGCAGATGGATTAA
- a CDS encoding ABC transporter substrate-binding protein codes for MRNSCLLLMMWLLLFGCSEPREKIIIAINPWPGYEVLYLAEQQGLYEAAGLNVGFVQVATLSDAQRAYLSGRVAGFTSTMIEAVQVEAFGGKPVKVVLAADYSDGGDVILAQKDYGDIPSLKGKTIGCEVSSLGIFILARALAANGLTLDDVKVINVEQGDGPRHLQLGLIDAMVTYPPYSLAALKQEGVHQVFSTKEIPGEILDTLSISADTLAHNPDFVPKLRHVWQQALDYVQDHPNEAIAIMARREGIPSEDFRQVLNDIHLLDARENQALFDDVAGLENMARSVCTTLRRIDALESDCSHVIGMFDVAGSH; via the coding sequence ATGCGAAATAGTTGTCTGTTGTTGATGATGTGGCTGCTGCTATTCGGTTGCAGCGAGCCCAGGGAAAAAATCATCATCGCCATTAATCCCTGGCCCGGGTATGAGGTGCTTTATCTGGCCGAGCAGCAAGGCCTTTATGAGGCAGCGGGGCTCAATGTTGGATTTGTGCAGGTGGCGACTCTGTCTGATGCCCAACGTGCCTACTTGTCCGGCCGGGTTGCGGGCTTTACCAGCACCATGATTGAGGCGGTCCAGGTGGAGGCATTTGGAGGAAAACCGGTCAAGGTGGTGTTGGCTGCGGATTATTCTGACGGTGGCGATGTGATCCTCGCCCAGAAAGACTACGGTGATATTCCTTCTCTGAAAGGCAAAACCATAGGCTGTGAGGTAAGTTCGCTGGGCATTTTTATCCTCGCAAGGGCCCTTGCGGCCAACGGCCTGACGCTGGATGACGTCAAGGTCATCAATGTTGAGCAAGGCGACGGTCCTCGCCACTTGCAGCTTGGCCTGATAGACGCCATGGTGACTTATCCACCCTATTCCCTGGCCGCACTGAAGCAGGAGGGGGTGCATCAGGTGTTTTCCACCAAAGAAATTCCCGGCGAGATCCTGGACACACTGTCCATTTCAGCCGACACGCTTGCCCACAACCCAGACTTTGTTCCCAAACTTCGCCATGTATGGCAGCAGGCCCTGGACTATGTTCAGGATCATCCCAACGAAGCCATTGCCATCATGGCAAGGCGAGAGGGCATCCCCTCCGAAGACTTCCGGCAGGTACTCAATGATATCCATTTACTGGATGCCAGAGAAAATCAGGCATTGTTCGATGATGTTGCCGGCTTGGAAAACATGGCCAGATCCGTATGCACCACGTTAAGGCGGATAGATGCGCTTGAGAGTGACTGCAGCCATGTAATCGGGATGTTTGATGTTGCCGGGAGCCATTGA
- a CDS encoding ATP-binding protein: protein MKWFGGGKSLGYKLNTATALLAVAVCVLVGLYYKSDVRERIREVARHEMADLVNSLNLALETKANRNDVQRVIGALSTKESIRRLSLIEGEKITADNHAEYIGRTVAESFGSQVQQLISNTRTKSSDDPFLEKDGVIHQTALLYLISPERQRLRPFVLYVAYDPAALELAAEKGFMEFILIQSLGFLLLIIINTLVQQRVVLGPINAIRRQIEADPQAELALKSDDELGLLIESYNASIRQRIEQARELEDSRRYIDTVINVIPVQLAYVDSALCYRFINRRYLVWLGKSEPEVLGHLVTDVLPPAVEELIMPYQLKALKGELQVFDAEVEAKYFQATYVPDVTTDAEVVGFFACVEDLTPIKANERKIESYALELEHKNADLVEAREKAEAASRIKADFLACMSHEIRTPMNGVLGILSLLEKTELSIQQKHYLDVASTSAESLLTLLNDILDFSKIESGKFEIDEVPFDLVQLLDDFIQPFAIRAESKGLKLLMDISGVHLRWVRGDPGRIRQILVNLVGNAIKFTEVGWIAVRVQASEDTANGVSLMVSIEDTGIGISKDKQELLFTPFTQADSTTTRHFGGTGLGLSIAKRLCELMDGDIRVISAEDAGSTFKFHLRLKSEAASGTEWPPTLNCRAPLLAGELGAAERMLFELLDSWQLRPELLDANTRLEQAPALATADWLIYSVPEHLVSITDELQKMSALATEKGLKFLAIISHRQQVGLAPAILSSCHYLCRPMEALKLVDILSDRDGNEVVLPDDTQSQINETAQILLVEDNKVNQMVALGMLRNLGLQHVEVATNGLQALAALQNRQYDLILMDCLMPEMDGYQATQAIRKGEAGQKFKDIKIVAMTANAMKGDRETCLEAGMNDYIAKPLHQAEVARVLERYIPLDRSCCAPCNPLSADTILFDRHCAIELMSGDSELLGDILKVFAEEMAVYLEAFESAMGRKDFAAVRTAVHAIKGAAGNLCMSPLAGVAKDMEMAARSLDWPYLEAHQAEFIDVLQRTLEQSQCPTT from the coding sequence ATGAAGTGGTTTGGCGGTGGTAAGAGTCTTGGATACAAGCTGAATACGGCCACGGCGTTGCTGGCGGTGGCTGTGTGTGTGTTGGTTGGGCTTTACTACAAAAGCGATGTGCGTGAACGAATACGGGAAGTCGCGCGACACGAAATGGCCGACTTGGTTAATAGTTTGAATCTGGCGCTTGAAACCAAAGCCAATCGCAACGATGTGCAGCGCGTGATTGGGGCGTTATCAACCAAAGAGTCCATCCGCCGTTTAAGTCTTATCGAAGGCGAAAAAATTACCGCAGACAACCACGCTGAGTACATCGGCCGCACCGTGGCCGAAAGCTTTGGCAGCCAGGTCCAACAATTAATCAGTAATACACGCACCAAAAGCAGTGACGACCCCTTTTTGGAAAAGGACGGCGTGATCCACCAAACTGCACTCCTGTATCTGATTTCCCCCGAGCGACAGCGACTGAGGCCATTTGTGCTTTATGTCGCCTATGATCCCGCCGCCCTTGAATTGGCAGCCGAAAAAGGTTTTATGGAGTTCATCCTGATCCAGTCTTTGGGCTTTTTGCTGCTGATTATTATTAACACTTTGGTACAGCAAAGGGTGGTACTCGGCCCCATTAATGCCATTCGGCGACAGATAGAGGCCGATCCCCAAGCCGAGCTTGCACTCAAATCCGACGATGAATTGGGGCTCTTGATTGAAAGCTATAACGCCTCCATTCGCCAGCGCATTGAGCAGGCCAGAGAGCTTGAGGATTCGCGCCGCTACATAGACACAGTCATCAATGTCATTCCTGTGCAACTGGCGTATGTGGACTCAGCGCTCTGCTATCGTTTTATCAATCGTCGCTATTTGGTTTGGCTGGGTAAGAGTGAGCCAGAGGTTCTGGGTCACTTGGTGACAGACGTGCTGCCCCCTGCGGTTGAAGAGTTGATCATGCCTTACCAATTGAAGGCACTGAAGGGGGAGCTGCAAGTATTTGATGCCGAGGTTGAAGCCAAATACTTCCAGGCCACCTACGTCCCGGATGTGACCACAGACGCTGAAGTCGTTGGCTTTTTTGCCTGTGTGGAAGACCTGACCCCCATCAAAGCCAACGAGCGTAAAATTGAATCTTATGCGTTGGAGTTGGAGCATAAAAACGCCGATTTAGTGGAGGCCAGAGAAAAAGCCGAGGCAGCGTCGCGGATCAAAGCCGATTTTCTTGCCTGCATGAGCCACGAAATTCGTACCCCCATGAATGGCGTGCTCGGGATCCTCTCTTTGCTGGAAAAAACCGAGCTGTCCATCCAGCAAAAACACTATCTGGATGTTGCTTCCACCAGCGCCGAGTCACTACTGACACTGCTAAACGATATTCTCGACTTCTCCAAAATAGAATCCGGTAAGTTTGAAATTGATGAAGTGCCATTCGACCTTGTTCAGCTGCTGGATGATTTTATACAGCCCTTTGCGATCCGCGCCGAATCCAAAGGCCTTAAGCTGTTGATGGACATTTCCGGTGTTCATCTGCGTTGGGTGCGGGGGGACCCCGGCAGGATCAGACAAATTCTGGTCAATCTGGTGGGTAATGCCATTAAGTTCACTGAAGTCGGTTGGATAGCTGTGCGGGTTCAGGCGTCTGAAGACACGGCAAACGGCGTGTCCCTGATGGTGAGCATCGAAGACACAGGGATCGGGATCTCCAAAGACAAACAGGAGCTGCTGTTTACGCCCTTTACTCAAGCCGACTCTACCACTACCCGCCACTTTGGCGGCACAGGGCTTGGGCTATCTATTGCCAAGCGTTTGTGTGAGCTCATGGATGGCGATATCCGGGTAATCAGTGCAGAAGATGCCGGCAGTACGTTTAAGTTTCATTTACGGCTCAAATCCGAGGCGGCTTCAGGTACAGAGTGGCCGCCCACGCTGAATTGCCGCGCCCCCTTGCTGGCCGGCGAACTGGGCGCCGCTGAGCGAATGCTGTTCGAACTACTCGATTCATGGCAGCTAAGACCAGAGCTGCTGGATGCCAATACCCGCCTGGAACAGGCTCCTGCACTGGCAACTGCGGATTGGCTGATTTATTCGGTGCCTGAGCATCTGGTCTCCATCACCGATGAGCTGCAGAAGATGTCAGCATTGGCCACTGAAAAAGGGCTTAAGTTTCTGGCGATTATCTCCCATCGGCAACAAGTGGGGTTGGCTCCGGCAATACTGAGCAGTTGCCACTACCTGTGCAGGCCCATGGAAGCGCTCAAGCTGGTGGATATATTAAGTGATCGTGATGGCAATGAGGTGGTGCTGCCAGATGACACACAAAGCCAGATTAACGAAACCGCCCAGATACTGCTGGTGGAAGATAACAAGGTGAATCAGATGGTCGCGCTTGGCATGCTCCGCAATCTGGGGCTTCAGCATGTGGAAGTGGCGACCAACGGTTTACAGGCGCTTGCGGCACTGCAGAATCGGCAATACGACCTGATTTTGATGGATTGTCTGATGCCAGAGATGGACGGTTATCAGGCGACCCAGGCAATTAGAAAAGGTGAGGCAGGACAGAAGTTTAAAGATATCAAAATCGTCGCTATGACTGCCAATGCCATGAAGGGCGATCGGGAAACCTGTCTTGAGGCAGGTATGAATGATTACATCGCCAAGCCACTACATCAGGCGGAAGTTGCCAGGGTGCTTGAGCGCTATATTCCCCTGGACCGCTCATGCTGTGCGCCGTGCAACCCTCTGTCGGCAGACACCATACTGTTTGACCGTCACTGCGCCATTGAGCTGATGTCCGGTGACAGTGAGTTACTTGGCGACATACTCAAGGTGTTTGCCGAAGAGATGGCGGTGTACCTCGAGGCCTTTGAGAGCGCCATGGGCCGCAAGGACTTCGCTGCGGTGCGCACCGCGGTGCATGCCATCAAGGGTGCAGCAGGGAATCTGTGTATGTCGCCGCTGGCCGGTGTCGCCAAAGACATGGAAATGGCAGCCCGCAGCCTGGATTGGCCCTATCTGGAAGCTCATCAGGCGGAATTCATCGACGTACTGCAGCGAACTCTGGAACAAAGCCAATGCCCGACGACATAA